The proteins below come from a single Parageobacillus thermoglucosidasius genomic window:
- the lipA gene encoding lipoyl synthase, whose translation MATKEEHLRKPDWLKIKLNTNENYTGLKKLMRENRLHTVCEEAKCPNIHECWAARRTATFMILGNVCTRACRFCAVKTGLPTELDWQEPERVAESVRLMNLKHVVVTAVARDDLKDGGAAVFAETIRAIRRKNPFTTIEVLPSDMGGVYENLKTLMDARPDILNHNIETVRRLTPRVRARATYERSLEFLRRAKELQPDIPTKSSIMVGLGETKEEIIEAMDDLRANHVDILTIGQYLQPTKKHLKVVKYYHPDEFKELKEIALSKGFTHCEAGPLVRSSYHADEQVNAASAARQAKA comes from the coding sequence ATGGCGACAAAAGAAGAACATCTTCGCAAACCGGATTGGTTAAAAATAAAGCTGAATACCAATGAAAATTATACAGGCTTAAAGAAATTGATGCGGGAAAACCGGTTACATACCGTATGTGAAGAAGCAAAATGCCCAAACATTCATGAATGCTGGGCAGCGCGGAGAACGGCAACGTTTATGATTTTAGGGAACGTATGTACGCGTGCGTGCCGTTTTTGCGCGGTAAAAACGGGATTGCCGACGGAGCTTGACTGGCAAGAACCGGAACGTGTCGCCGAATCTGTCCGTCTGATGAATTTAAAACATGTCGTCGTTACCGCTGTCGCCCGCGATGATTTAAAAGATGGCGGAGCAGCGGTGTTCGCGGAAACGATTCGTGCCATCCGCCGCAAAAATCCGTTTACGACAATTGAAGTGCTTCCTTCCGATATGGGGGGAGTATACGAGAACTTAAAAACATTGATGGACGCTCGTCCGGATATTTTAAACCATAACATTGAAACGGTGCGCCGCTTGACGCCGAGAGTGCGTGCACGCGCGACATATGAACGCTCGCTTGAATTTTTGCGCCGCGCGAAAGAATTGCAGCCGGACATTCCGACGAAATCGAGCATTATGGTCGGCCTTGGCGAAACAAAAGAAGAAATTATTGAAGCGATGGATGATTTGCGCGCCAATCACGTCGATATTTTAACGATCGGCCAATATTTGCAGCCAACGAAAAAGCATTTAAAAGTAGTGAAATATTATCACCCAGACGAATTTAAGGAATTAAAAGAAATCGCCTTAAGCAAAGGATTCACCCATTGCGAAGCCGGGCCGCTCGTCCGCTCTTCCTATCATGCGGATGAACAAGTCAATGCGGCTTCGGCAGCGCGGCAAGCAAAAGCATAA
- a CDS encoding YutD family protein, with translation MICINNICYELVENVKNAFNEEAFRARYADILSKYDYIVGDWGYNQLRLRGFFDDHNQRATYDTKISTLSEYLYEYCNFGCAYFVLRKVKR, from the coding sequence ATGATATGCATTAATAATATATGTTATGAATTAGTGGAAAACGTGAAAAACGCGTTTAATGAAGAAGCATTTCGCGCGCGATATGCCGATATTTTAAGCAAGTATGACTATATCGTCGGGGACTGGGGCTATAACCAGCTTCGCTTGCGCGGTTTTTTTGATGATCATAACCAACGGGCGACATATGATACGAAAATCAGCACATTATCAGAATATTTGTATGAATATTGCAATTTTGGCTGCGCGTATTTTGTGCTCCGCAAAGTGAAACGGTAA
- a CDS encoding M23 family metallopeptidase, with protein sequence MFLSPKPIFAQEKSDEAIYQKRMELYKKAEAVSLIPWYYFAAIDQYERNVRQVRRDLPKPTGALGIYIKPEIWAGPLNKNPYDTNPFSISQFGGFGMDGNGDGVADPKNDEDVIFAMARFLQSYGIDHKRIKMALWDYYQRSKTVDLILGKVKIYKKYHTLKLDGHVFPLPLHTDYSYRDTWGDARGWGGRRIHEGTDIFANYGVPVRSTCYGIVELKGWNKYGGWRIGIRDINNNYHYFAHLNGFPPHLREGQIVEPGTIIGYVGSSGYGPPGTAGKFPPHLHYGMYKDNGYTEWAFDPYPHLKAWEQAQKRNKKQGDSHLK encoded by the coding sequence ATATTTTTGTCGCCCAAACCGATATTTGCTCAAGAAAAGTCCGATGAAGCCATTTATCAAAAACGGATGGAATTGTACAAAAAAGCAGAGGCAGTCTCATTGATCCCTTGGTATTACTTTGCGGCAATCGACCAATATGAACGGAACGTCCGGCAAGTGCGCCGCGATTTGCCAAAACCCACCGGCGCGCTTGGCATTTATATAAAACCGGAAATTTGGGCGGGACCGTTAAATAAAAACCCTTATGACACGAATCCGTTTTCGATTTCGCAATTCGGCGGCTTCGGTATGGACGGAAACGGAGACGGCGTTGCCGATCCGAAAAACGATGAAGATGTTATTTTTGCCATGGCGCGGTTTCTGCAATCGTATGGCATCGACCATAAACGCATCAAAATGGCACTTTGGGATTATTATCAACGCAGCAAAACCGTTGATTTGATTTTAGGGAAAGTTAAAATTTATAAAAAATACCATACATTAAAGCTAGACGGCCATGTTTTCCCGCTCCCGCTTCACACGGATTATAGCTACCGGGATACATGGGGAGATGCGAGAGGCTGGGGCGGGCGCCGCATTCATGAAGGAACCGATATTTTCGCAAACTATGGTGTGCCGGTGCGGTCGACTTGCTACGGAATTGTCGAATTAAAAGGCTGGAATAAATATGGGGGATGGCGCATCGGCATCCGGGACATCAACAACAATTATCACTATTTTGCTCATTTAAACGGATTTCCCCCGCATTTGCGCGAAGGACAAATCGTCGAGCCGGGAACCATTATTGGCTATGTCGGCAGCTCCGGGTATGGCCCACCGGGAACAGCGGGAAAATTTCCGCCACACCTTCATTACGGAATGTACAAAGATAATGGATATACGGAATGGGCTTTTGACCCATATCCCCACCTTAAAGCATGGGAACAGGCACAGAAGCGGAATAAAAAGCAAGGAGATTCGCACTTGAAGTAA
- the hepT gene encoding type VII toxin-antitoxin system HepT family RNase toxin, with protein MYFVDRNKIEETLRYMEKLLHIYKQNPSWDDELSQLALERLVHLVIEAVLDVGNAMIDGFIMRDPGSYEDIIDILTDERVVTADDAKGLKAIIGYRKMLVHHYTNVDHAKLLEEMQKHFPALQAYPNAIRTYLENELGPVSAFRN; from the coding sequence ATGTACTTTGTTGACCGCAATAAAATCGAAGAAACGCTGCGCTATATGGAAAAACTGTTACATATTTACAAACAAAACCCGTCGTGGGACGATGAATTATCCCAGCTCGCTCTTGAGCGCCTTGTTCATTTAGTGATTGAGGCGGTTTTAGATGTCGGAAACGCGATGATCGACGGCTTTATTATGAGAGACCCGGGCAGCTATGAGGATATTATCGACATTTTGACAGATGAACGGGTTGTCACGGCGGATGACGCAAAAGGATTGAAAGCGATCATTGGCTATCGAAAAATGCTTGTTCATCATTATACGAATGTCGACCACGCAAAATTATTGGAGGAAATGCAAAAACATTTTCCGGCGCTGCAAGCATATCCGAATGCTATTCGCACATATTTGGAAAACGAGCTCGGTCCCGTGTCGGCGTTCCGCAATTAA
- a CDS encoding ABC transporter ATP-binding protein: MLKVENVNVFYGNIQALKGVSLEVKEGEIVTLIGANGAGKSTLLKTISGLIKPKQGDILYEGQSIAGKAAQTIVKRGISHVPEGRRVFANMTVEENLELGAFLRKNKQEIQQDFEKVYHLFPRLYERRKQLAGTLSGGEQQMLAIGRALMARPRLLLLDEPSMGLAPLLVKTIFRIIEEINSFGTTILLVEQNANMALSVADRAYVIESGRVVLSGLAEELNDSEQVKKAYLGGH; this comes from the coding sequence ATGCTGAAAGTCGAAAATGTCAATGTATTTTACGGCAATATTCAAGCGCTTAAAGGAGTTTCATTGGAAGTCAAAGAAGGGGAAATCGTCACATTAATCGGGGCAAACGGTGCCGGAAAAAGCACGCTGTTAAAGACGATTTCCGGATTGATAAAACCGAAGCAGGGAGATATTTTATACGAAGGGCAATCGATCGCGGGAAAGGCGGCGCAAACGATTGTTAAACGGGGAATTTCCCATGTTCCGGAAGGACGGCGTGTTTTTGCCAATATGACTGTGGAAGAAAACTTAGAATTAGGTGCTTTTTTACGGAAAAATAAACAGGAAATTCAGCAAGATTTCGAAAAAGTATACCACCTGTTCCCCCGCCTTTATGAACGAAGAAAGCAGCTTGCCGGAACTTTATCGGGAGGGGAACAGCAAATGCTGGCGATCGGCAGGGCGTTGATGGCGCGTCCGCGCCTTCTCCTGCTTGACGAACCATCCATGGGGTTAGCCCCGTTATTAGTCAAAACCATTTTCCGCATTATTGAAGAAATTAATTCGTTTGGAACGACCATTTTGTTAGTAGAGCAAAACGCAAATATGGCGCTTTCGGTGGCTGATCGGGCATATGTCATTGAATCCGGCCGCGTTGTCTTGTCAGGTTTAGCGGAAGAGCTGAATGACAGCGAACAAGTGAAGAAAGCGTACTTGGGGGGACATTAA
- a CDS encoding phosphatidylglycerophosphatase A family protein, with protein MKGPIMNNLEQIARQWLEERGVTIKDIAELVYYLQSKYHPNLQLEECIENVNRVISKREVQNAILTGIQLDKLAEEGKLDEPLQSIIQRDEGLYGVDEILALSIVNVYGSIGFTNYGYVDKQKPGILKKLNDKSTGKCNTFLDDIVGAIAAAASSRLAHRAANVE; from the coding sequence ATGAAAGGACCAATCATGAACAATCTGGAGCAAATCGCTCGTCAATGGCTCGAAGAACGTGGCGTTACCATTAAAGACATCGCTGAACTCGTATATTATTTGCAATCAAAGTACCATCCAAATCTGCAACTAGAAGAATGCATTGAAAATGTCAATCGCGTGATTTCCAAACGGGAAGTGCAAAACGCGATCCTCACCGGCATTCAGCTTGACAAATTGGCAGAAGAAGGCAAGTTAGATGAACCACTGCAGTCGATTATTCAACGCGACGAAGGCTTATATGGAGTCGACGAGATTTTGGCGCTTTCCATCGTAAACGTATACGGCTCCATCGGCTTCACTAATTACGGATATGTCGATAAACAAAAGCCTGGCATTTTAAAAAAATTGAACGATAAATCCACGGGAAAATGCAATACGTTTTTGGACGACATTGTTGGCGCTATTGCGGCCGCTGCCTCAAGCCGCTTAGCACATCGGGCGGCCAATGTGGAGTAA
- a CDS encoding YhcN/YlaJ family sporulation lipoprotein, which translates to MRKALLAVTLSAATLAGCAQTAQDNNTDVYKRSGNTINVTDRNDLYNENGVPNGDDTRMDNFGYVRHQKSPVPSDANLYNNMPTFNRERAADLISKLCTQLPNVNDAATLVTDEEVLIVYDTDTKNRHQTADQVKKTALSVVPRYYHVYVADDPRLMKDIERFGRLDSNSRNIDQIIDTTIQRMLKYPQGRKLSDGENENGEMIHETNDRLDRDFHDERPAPAKTSR; encoded by the coding sequence ATGAGAAAAGCATTGCTTGCCGTCACGTTAAGTGCCGCCACATTAGCAGGCTGTGCGCAAACGGCGCAAGATAACAATACAGACGTATACAAACGAAGCGGCAACACGATAAACGTTACCGATCGCAATGATTTATATAACGAAAACGGGGTGCCGAACGGCGACGACACACGAATGGACAATTTTGGCTATGTCCGCCATCAAAAAAGCCCTGTTCCCAGTGATGCAAACTTGTACAACAACATGCCAACATTCAACCGCGAGCGCGCGGCTGATTTAATTAGCAAGCTTTGCACACAGCTGCCAAACGTTAACGACGCCGCCACATTGGTAACCGATGAAGAAGTATTAATCGTTTATGACACAGATACAAAAAACCGCCACCAAACAGCGGATCAAGTGAAAAAAACCGCCCTTTCTGTCGTTCCGCGCTATTATCATGTTTACGTTGCCGACGATCCGCGCCTCATGAAAGACATCGAGCGCTTCGGACGTTTAGATTCCAACAGCCGGAATATTGATCAAATCATCGATACAACGATTCAAAGAATGTTAAAATATCCGCAGGGCCGGAAACTAAGCGATGGGGAAAACGAAAATGGCGAAATGATCCATGAAACGAATGACCGGCTCGACCGTGATTTCCATGATGAAAGACCAGCTCCCGCAAAAACAAGCCGATAG
- a CDS encoding DUF3055 domain-containing protein gives MSERFYLYDDTVDTKTRFVSFLGERQRFDLAIIETDRFYGKYLVLDLQSNRFAIIGQDDLEEPGYLEEAYRLSEEDANDLRSFLYECIS, from the coding sequence ATGAGCGAACGTTTTTACTTATATGACGATACGGTGGATACGAAAACGCGTTTTGTCAGCTTTCTTGGAGAACGGCAACGGTTTGATTTGGCAATTATCGAAACGGACCGCTTTTATGGGAAATATTTAGTTCTCGACTTGCAAAGCAACCGTTTTGCGATTATTGGGCAGGACGATTTAGAAGAGCCGGGATATTTAGAGGAAGCTTACCGCCTGAGTGAAGAGGATGCCAATGATTTACGGTCATTTTTATACGAATGCATTTCATAG
- a CDS encoding TIGR01457 family HAD-type hydrolase yields the protein MKKYKGYLIDLDGTMYRGTECIAEARDFVKALYQKGIPYLFVTNNSSRTPAQVAEKLQSFGVPATEEHVFTTSQATANYIFEKKPDASIYVIGEEGLRTALEEKGFAFAKEDAEFVVMGIDRNITYEKLAIACLAVRNGATFISTNADIALPTERGLLPGNGSLTAVVAVSTQVQPIFIGKPEKIIMEQALKVLGVPREETLMIGDYYDTDIMAGMNAGVDTLLVHTGVTTKELLQRYEKQPTYTADSLKEWIDRI from the coding sequence TTGAAGAAGTACAAAGGATATTTAATCGATTTAGACGGCACGATGTATCGTGGAACGGAATGCATCGCGGAGGCTCGCGATTTTGTCAAAGCGTTGTATCAAAAAGGCATTCCGTATTTATTTGTCACGAACAACTCTTCGCGCACGCCGGCGCAAGTGGCGGAGAAGCTGCAGTCATTCGGCGTCCCGGCGACAGAAGAGCATGTGTTTACGACAAGCCAAGCGACGGCAAATTATATTTTTGAAAAAAAACCGGATGCTTCTATTTATGTAATCGGGGAAGAAGGACTCCGCACCGCTCTGGAAGAAAAAGGGTTTGCCTTTGCAAAAGAAGATGCGGAATTTGTTGTAATGGGGATTGACAGAAATATTACATATGAAAAGCTTGCCATCGCTTGTTTGGCTGTGCGCAACGGTGCGACATTTATTTCGACGAATGCTGATATTGCGCTTCCGACAGAACGGGGATTGCTGCCGGGGAACGGTTCACTGACGGCAGTTGTCGCCGTATCGACGCAAGTGCAGCCTATTTTTATTGGAAAACCGGAAAAAATCATTATGGAACAAGCGCTAAAAGTGCTGGGAGTGCCAAGAGAAGAAACATTAATGATCGGTGATTACTACGATACCGATATTATGGCAGGAATGAATGCGGGAGTGGACACGCTTCTTGTCCATACAGGGGTAACGACGAAAGAACTGCTGCAACGATATGAAAAGCAGCCGACATATACGGCGGATTCGCTCAAAGAGTGGATCGACCGCATTTAA
- a CDS encoding ABC transporter ATP-binding protein — MATSTPLLKTDGVGIEFGGLKALSGINIELNMGELVGLIGPNGAGKTTFFNLLTGVYEPTEGTIMLENEKLNGLPPYKITRKGISRTFQNIRLFGELSVLDNVKVAYHSLARHSILSSIFRLPSHFSGEKEIEEKAIEFLKIFKLEHVMHEKAKNLPYGQQRRLEIARALAAHPKLLLLDEPAAGMNPQETQELMNLIAFIREKFHLTILLIEHDMSLVMGICERIYVLDHGQLIAHGTPEEIRNNPKVIEAYLGEEVS; from the coding sequence ATGGCAACAAGCACACCGTTGCTTAAAACGGATGGCGTTGGCATTGAGTTTGGCGGTTTGAAAGCATTATCCGGCATCAATATCGAATTGAACATGGGAGAATTGGTCGGTCTCATTGGGCCGAATGGGGCAGGAAAAACAACTTTTTTTAACTTGTTGACCGGTGTCTACGAGCCGACGGAAGGAACGATCATGCTTGAGAATGAAAAATTAAACGGCCTGCCGCCCTACAAAATCACAAGAAAAGGAATCAGCCGTACGTTTCAAAATATCCGTTTGTTCGGGGAGCTGTCCGTGCTTGATAATGTTAAGGTTGCGTACCATTCTCTCGCCCGTCATTCTATTTTGAGCTCGATATTTCGCCTGCCTTCGCATTTTTCCGGCGAGAAAGAAATAGAGGAAAAGGCCATAGAGTTTTTAAAAATTTTCAAGCTGGAGCACGTCATGCATGAAAAAGCGAAAAATTTGCCATACGGACAGCAGCGCCGTTTAGAAATCGCCAGAGCGCTTGCGGCACATCCAAAGCTGTTGCTGCTGGATGAGCCTGCGGCGGGCATGAATCCTCAGGAAACCCAAGAACTAATGAACTTGATTGCTTTTATAAGGGAAAAGTTTCATTTGACGATTTTGCTTATTGAGCATGACATGTCCCTTGTCATGGGAATATGTGAGCGAATTTACGTGCTTGACCATGGGCAGCTGATTGCGCACGGGACACCGGAAGAGATTAGGAATAATCCGAAAGTGATTGAAGCATACCTTGGCGAGGAGGTGTCCTGA
- a CDS encoding branched-chain amino acid ABC transporter permease, which yields MAIRKRISGFWISIALALVFFVVVQLLISGEMLNSFYINTLFFIAINIMLAVSLHLIIGITGQFSIGHAGFLAVGAYASAIMTMKLQMPFSLALLAGGMAAAVAGLLIGIPTLRLKGDYLAIATLGFGEIVRIILLNVDYVGGASGMTVTHLTTWPWVFACLLITIIVIANFTNSTHGRACISIREDEIAADSMGINTTYYKVVAFVIGAFFAGIAGGLYAHHFYIIQPTNFGFLKSFDILIFVVLGGLGSMSGAVIAAILLTIVSTFLQEYPETRMIIYSLVLILVMLYRPKGLLGTRELASFFKQRRTAEGGIEDGNKHTVA from the coding sequence ATGGCGATTCGAAAGCGGATAAGCGGATTTTGGATCTCTATTGCGCTAGCGCTTGTATTTTTCGTAGTAGTTCAGCTGCTAATATCAGGAGAAATGCTTAATTCCTTTTATATTAATACATTATTTTTTATCGCTATCAATATTATGCTAGCGGTCAGCCTTCATTTAATTATCGGGATTACAGGGCAATTTTCCATCGGACATGCCGGATTTCTTGCAGTCGGGGCTTATGCGTCGGCGATCATGACAATGAAACTGCAAATGCCGTTTTCCCTCGCATTGCTTGCCGGCGGGATGGCTGCCGCGGTAGCAGGTCTTCTCATTGGCATTCCGACCCTTCGTTTAAAAGGGGATTATTTGGCAATCGCTACGCTTGGGTTTGGCGAAATCGTGCGAATTATTTTGCTGAATGTTGATTATGTTGGCGGCGCCAGCGGCATGACGGTGACCCATCTTACAACTTGGCCGTGGGTATTTGCCTGCTTGCTCATTACCATCATTGTGATTGCAAACTTTACTAATTCCACTCATGGACGCGCCTGCATTTCGATTCGTGAAGATGAAATCGCAGCCGATTCCATGGGAATTAACACAACGTATTATAAAGTAGTCGCCTTTGTTATCGGTGCTTTTTTTGCTGGCATTGCCGGCGGTCTTTATGCTCATCACTTTTATATTATTCAGCCGACAAACTTTGGTTTTTTGAAATCATTTGATATTTTGATTTTTGTTGTGCTTGGCGGATTAGGGAGCATGTCCGGAGCGGTCATCGCTGCAATCTTGCTGACGATCGTTTCAACATTTTTGCAAGAATATCCAGAAACGCGGATGATTATCTATAGCCTTGTGCTGATATTAGTGATGCTGTACCGCCCGAAAGGATTGCTTGGCACGCGGGAACTGGCTTCGTTCTTTAAGCAGCGCAGAACGGCTGAAGGGGGAATCGAAGATGGCAACAAGCACACCGTTGCTTAA